GTTACCAATGTGAGTCATGGTGGTCATTGTTATATAACCTCAAAATGATCTTCAATAGGATTGAATCTAAATAGAAGTCCCAGTTAttgatttacaaaaatattattactataataaaaaaatattattatttaacttcTTGTTTCTTGACAGCCATACAAGAACTGAAAGTACAAGTttcttctcctttgtttttgaaAGACCTAGGAGGGGAATAGTAGTAGAAAGGGAAAAGTAGCTCCTTCTCAAATGTTTTAAGCTTGAGTAGTTTTGCTTGTTTGCCCATGAAATGCTTGTGTTTGCCCATGAAATGAAATATGCTGGAGATTGTTACTTCTGTCTCTGAGATTATGCATATGGAACCCTTTCTAAAGTATGTGACATGGCCTTCTAAATTACTCATTTAGAATTCTTCAATTACAAAGCTGCATTGCATTCCTCAATTTTTCAATTACTCATTCTTCAGACCTTTGAAATTTCAAATTGTCTATTGACATGGCCTTCTAAATTATCTTACATTTATGTGACCAAATTATGGTCATTTAGCAAAAGAATCGATGGCATGGCTTAACAACTTCAAAATTCATATATGTTATAGATGGTAAATCATGAGATTAGTAAATGCTTGTATTTCTGGTAATAATGGTGTcatttaatattgtaaatcGTTCTATGTTTTGAGCTGATCAACTGTAGACAGACACAAACCCCTAGGGGGgcctcaagtggtaaaggccttaggcttgggggtatgctccccctaggtctaaggttcctatccccttgggtgcaaccagtctctaggggccatcggactggggtatttttccccttgaattacccgaggtgcactttGCAGGAAACTCCCCGCCGAGGGCGTGTGCACCtctgggattagtcgggacactATTCCTGGACACCCAATGCCaatcaaaagataaaaataaaaaactgtagACAGACACAGAATCGTTCCTTATATTATATGTGCAACAAGACAATTATTTTGGAAGGACTAATGGCTTGAATAAGAAATACAATATCACTTTTTTGGCAATTGAGAGGTCATTTCTGGTCATCTATTTTGGATGTTGCCACTGAATCTTATTGAAAGCTTCCAAAATGCAGATGGCTCACTCTTCATATCCTGATTCGCCCCTGGGACCCGATGCATATCATGAGTACGAATCCTTGCTTGTCCAAGATTATGAGGAACTTGTTAAGAAATCCAAGACAAAGTCTACACTGCCAAAAGATAACAACTTAAGGGAAACCTCAACCTTTGAAGATGAAGGATGGTCACAACTCACCTCCAGTGAAGGGGACATTCCTCCCCTTGAATCTAGTTTAACTGGAAGAgatatatacaataaaatagGTCACCCTGAAGACATAGGGCAAAAGTTGGTTGTTTCTGTGCATCACTTCCCCATGATCTTGTGTCCTTTTTCACCAAGGGTctttgtttttccttccaaaGGATCAATTGCTGAAGCGTACTTGTCAGCTGAACACAAGGATTCCCTTAGTCCAGGATTGCCTCCCTTAAGTACTGGATTGCTTTCTGATGGTGATGATGTTTCTCCTGGGGCAACTCTTACAGCACATTTTCTTTATCATCTGGCTGCCAAGGTATTAAGTTCTTTGCATGCCCTTAAAGGATAAttgtaaatgttaaaaaaaatgggACACAAATAAATAGAACTCTAGAACACACCATATCAAGGAATTGAAGTATCCCAAGCACTTGTACTAATGTTatctttcctttttaatttgtcTTTGGATAAAATGACTTCTCCTTGCCACAAAAAGTGGGGATGAAGGATAGGATCACAGGTTCAATCCCTTATGGTGGATGCTACCTAGTTCCCAATATGCTTACTGTCATTTTCGTTGATATAATTTCATTGAGGAAGAGTAGAAATAATTCTCGTGAGAACATGTAAGATGTCTCCCAATTGAAAGCATGTCATCAGTCCTTCCAGCACTTGACAGGTGAATGTTCCCCTTTTTGTAATATGTTAGGTTGTCTTCATGACCATGGTCTCTTTTTCTTAATCTTGTAGATGGACTTGAAGATGGAAATATTTTCCCTTGGTGATCTGTCTAGAACTGTCGGGAAGATATTGATGGACATGTCAAGTCTTTATGATGTTGGCCGCCGTAGACGATCAGCGGGGCTGTTAATAGTTGACCGCACACTTGATCTTCTAACCCCCTGCTGCCATGGGGACTCACTGGTTGACCGCATGTTTTCATCTTTGCCCCGTAGGGAAAGAACAACATCCTCTAACCAAATGAAAGGCTCACAAACCCAACTCAAGCATGGCCCTTCTAATCTGCAGCGTGCTCCTCTCGATGTTCAGATACCACTTCAAGAGATTTTAAGAGAAGAAGATTGCAAGACAGATAATCTTCGGCTTTTGGAAAGCATTGAAGCTTTTCTGTGTGCATGGGATTCTAGTAACTCTGCCTCTCAAATTGTAGATTTAACTAATCTAAGCAAAAAAGATAACAATAAAGGTTCCCTTAACTCTGAAGTTGAGCTATTTAGTGGATCCTTTGTCTGCACCGAAAATTTCTGTGGAACACCATATTTGCAAGCTATACTAGATAGAAGAACCAAGGACGGGGCCATACTGGTAAAGAAATGGCTCCAAGAAACATTGCGTCGAGAAAATATAAATGTGAATATGAAAAGTCATCCTGGCTTTGCCGTATCACAGTTGCAACCTATGATTAAAGCACTAGCTAGAAGCCAACCATCTTTGCTGAGGAATAAAGGAATTATTCAGTTAGCGGCAGCTGCAGTAGTTGCCCTTGATGAATCACATTGTGCCAGATGGGATGCATTTATCAGTGCTGAAAACTTATTGAGTGCAAGTGCGGGAGACACAACCCAGAGTCTCGCAGCTCAAATTGGAGATATTGTCATTAAGAGTGCTTTGGTGGGATCACATCAACAGAAGGATGGAAAAACGAAGGCATCACAAGGGGTACTTTCTTTTCAGGATGCTTTGCTTCTTATTGTTACTGGTTATATATTAGCTGGTGAGAATTTCCCCACCTCTGGATTGGACGGACCTTTTTCTTGGCAAGAGGAGCATCTACTGAAAGAGGCTATCGTGGATGCTATTCTTGAAAACCCATCAGTAGCAAAACTAAAGTTTCTCCATGGTCTAGCAGAAGACCTTGAAGCCAACCTGAACAGGATGAGATTTGAGGAAACCAGACAAGTCTCTTCAAATCAATTACAAATTgatgattttgatgatgatCAATGGGGTAGCTGGGGTGATGAAGAAACTGAGAACAATAATGACAAAGAGCAAGTGTACGGTGATATGCAGCTGAAGTTGGAGTTGCGTGATAGGGTAGATAACCTTTTCAGGTTCCTTCACAAATTATCGAGCTTGAAGACAAGGAACTTACCATTGAGAGATGGGGCATATACTTCAGAAAGTAGTTTTATTGGGGATCCCTATACAAATAAAGGATTACTTTATAAGCTTCTAACCAGGGTTTTGGGCAAGTATGACGTACCTGGGTTGGAATACCATTCCTCTACTGTCGGGCGACTTTTCAAAAGTGGTTTTGGAAGATTTGGCCTTGGGCAGGTAATGTTTACCCTtaccatttattttatataggaaATTTGTAGAGTTCCCTTGCTACAATTGTCGAAATAAGCTCACATTGCCTTCTCAATTCTGCAGGCAAAACCTAGTCTTGCTGACCAAAGCATCATTATTGTTTTTGTTATCGGGGGCATCAATGGTCTTGAGGTTTGAAATTCTTTAATACTTTAgattaacttatcaaaaaaaaattctttaatacTTTAGATTAGTTTTCTTCTGCCTTTCCTAACGTGATATGCTCTGTTTCTATTTTTGAGCGTTTGAATAAGGATACCAACTAAAATGATGtcccttttctttcctaaaTGGGTGTTATCCGGACTGGCAGAGTTGTGTTAGGCTGTTGGTCTGTCCTTCAAAAGTAGTTTAATCTATTTTAGAACGATTCTTCGTCTTCACTATGAAAAACATGTCACCTGGATACCTTTTCGAAGAAACATAAAGTTGTTCTCTCTTTTGTGTCTCAAGGTACGCGAAGCTCAGGAGGCTTTATCTGAAGCTGGAAGACCTGACATCGAATTGATTATTTGCGGAACTACTTATCTATCTCCCGATGACATGCTTGATTTGCTATTGGGGGACTCCAGTTACTTTTGATTCCTCAAGTCTGTAAAAGATAGAGCAAGATGAAGAGAATGAATCTTAAATGTTGGTTGCTAACAGTACATGTGCTGTTTGTCGAAGTTTCCAGCCATCTAAatctatacacacacacacacactagtGGAGGGCAACGATGCACGTATGCCTAGCTGGGTTTCTTGGTTATTTTACCCACAAATTTGTTCACAGCAAGCTTAATCAAAGTTGAACAAAAACATAGATCtgtcctctctttttttctttcgtttttttttttttttcattatcatTGTAGTTC
This is a stretch of genomic DNA from Carya illinoinensis cultivar Pawnee chromosome 3, C.illinoinensisPawnee_v1, whole genome shotgun sequence. It encodes these proteins:
- the LOC122304170 gene encoding sec1 family domain-containing protein MIP3 isoform X1 gives rise to the protein MALVDVTKTCLDSIHQISEHIEGATLYLDAGSTESFQFIGAFPVLLNLGVCAVCSLENLCSLDVMAHSSYPDSPLGPDAYHEYESLLVQDYEELVKKSKTKSTLPKDNNLRETSTFEDEGWSQLTSSEGDIPPLESSLTGRDIYNKIGHPEDIGQKLVVSVHHFPMILCPFSPRVFVFPSKGSIAEAYLSAEHKDSLSPGLPPLSTGLLSDGDDVSPGATLTAHFLYHLAAKMDLKMEIFSLGDLSRTVGKILMDMSSLYDVGRRRRSAGLLIVDRTLDLLTPCCHGDSLVDRMFSSLPRRERTTSSNQMKGSQTQLKHGPSNLQRAPLDVQIPLQEILREEDCKTDNLRLLESIEAFLCAWDSSNSASQIVDLTNLSKKDNNKGSLNSEVELFSGSFVCTENFCGTPYLQAILDRRTKDGAILVKKWLQETLRRENINVNMKSHPGFAVSQLQPMIKALARSQPSLLRNKGIIQLAAAAVVALDESHCARWDAFISAENLLSASAGDTTQSLAAQIGDIVIKSALVGSHQQKDGKTKASQGVLSFQDALLLIVTGYILAGENFPTSGLDGPFSWQEEHLLKEAIVDAILENPSVAKLKFLHGLAEDLEANLNRMRFEETRQVSSNQLQIDDFDDDQWGSWGDEETENNNDKEQVYGDMQLKLELRDRVDNLFRFLHKLSSLKTRNLPLRDGAYTSESSFIGDPYTNKGLLYKLLTRVLGKYDVPGLEYHSSTVGRLFKSGFGRFGLGQAKPSLADQSIIIVFVIGGINGLEVREAQEALSEAGRPDIELIICGTTYLSPDDMLDLLLGDSSYF
- the LOC122304170 gene encoding sec1 family domain-containing protein MIP3 isoform X2 encodes the protein MALVDVTKTCLDSIHQISEHIEGATLYLDAGSTESFQFIGAFPVLLNLGVCAVCSLENLCSLDVVVDWNLKSDTVSKIAVITSRLLSDAHRYILRCLASHEGVHRCTIFTPISEMAHSSYPDSPLGPDAYHEYESLLVQDYEELVKKSKTKSTLPKDNNLRETSTFEDEGWSQLTSSEGDIPPLESSLTGRDIYNKIGHPEDIGQKLVVSVHHFPMILCPFSPRVFVFPSKGSIAEAYLSAEHKDSLSPGLPPLSTGLLSDGDDVSPGATLTAHFLYHLAAKMDLKMEIFSLGDLSRTVGKILMDMSSLYDVGRRRRSAGLLIVDRTLDLLTPCCHGDSLVDRMFSSLPRRERTTSSNQMKGSQTQLKHGPSNLQRAPLDVQIPLQEILREEDCKTDNLRLLESIEAFLCAWDSSNSASQIVDLTNLSKKDNNKGSLNSEVELFSGSFVCTENFCGTPYLQAILDRRTKDGAILVKKWLQETLRRENINVNMKSHPGFAVSQLQPMIKALARSQPSLLRNKGIIQLAAAAVVALDESHCARWDAFISAENLLSASAGDTTQSLAAQIGDIVIKSALVGSHQQKDGKTKASQGVLSFQDALLLIVTGYILAGENFPTSGLDGPFSWQEEHLLKEAIVDAILENPSVAKLKFLHGLAEDLEANLNRMRFEETRQVSSNQLQIDDFDDDQWGSWGDEETENNNDKEQVYGDMQLKLELRDRVDNLFRFLHKLSSLKTRNLPLRDGAYTSESSFIGDPYTNKGLLYKLLTRVLGKYDVPGLEYHSSTVGRLFKSGFGRFGLGQAKPSLADQSIIIVFVIGGINGLEVREAQEALSEAGRPDIELIICGTTYLSPDDMLDLLLGDSSYF
- the LOC122304170 gene encoding sec1 family domain-containing protein MIP3 isoform X3, translated to MALVDVTKTCLDSIHQVVDWNLKSDTVSKIAVITSRLLSDAHRYILRCLASHEGVHRCTIFTPISEMAHSSYPDSPLGPDAYHEYESLLVQDYEELVKKSKTKSTLPKDNNLRETSTFEDEGWSQLTSSEGDIPPLESSLTGRDIYNKIGHPEDIGQKLVVSVHHFPMILCPFSPRVFVFPSKGSIAEAYLSAEHKDSLSPGLPPLSTGLLSDGDDVSPGATLTAHFLYHLAAKMDLKMEIFSLGDLSRTVGKILMDMSSLYDVGRRRRSAGLLIVDRTLDLLTPCCHGDSLVDRMFSSLPRRERTTSSNQMKGSQTQLKHGPSNLQRAPLDVQIPLQEILREEDCKTDNLRLLESIEAFLCAWDSSNSASQIVDLTNLSKKDNNKGSLNSEVELFSGSFVCTENFCGTPYLQAILDRRTKDGAILVKKWLQETLRRENINVNMKSHPGFAVSQLQPMIKALARSQPSLLRNKGIIQLAAAAVVALDESHCARWDAFISAENLLSASAGDTTQSLAAQIGDIVIKSALVGSHQQKDGKTKASQGVLSFQDALLLIVTGYILAGENFPTSGLDGPFSWQEEHLLKEAIVDAILENPSVAKLKFLHGLAEDLEANLNRMRFEETRQVSSNQLQIDDFDDDQWGSWGDEETENNNDKEQVYGDMQLKLELRDRVDNLFRFLHKLSSLKTRNLPLRDGAYTSESSFIGDPYTNKGLLYKLLTRVLGKYDVPGLEYHSSTVGRLFKSGFGRFGLGQAKPSLADQSIIIVFVIGGINGLEVREAQEALSEAGRPDIELIICGTTYLSPDDMLDLLLGDSSYF